The proteins below come from a single Dehalococcoidia bacterium genomic window:
- a CDS encoding cation:proton antiporter, whose translation MEGQLGLVVLVIALVAAFIGGMIAKQLRLPVIVGYLVAGIVIGPYGAKFVRDTAQIETMAEIGVALLVFAIGMEVSLKTLRKVGLITAVGSMAQIIVTMLLGMCIGLVLGWPILESIIFGFIISFSSTTIMLKVLIDRGELDTTHGRIMLGFNMIQDLWLIPIIVILPVLKEGDWTGALGIAVLKAVLFLGVLFLLGLWVLPRILKRVAMVRSRELFLLAIFGLCIVIAFLSDYFGLSIVLGAFVAGVLISESDYAYQAIADVIPLRDLFATIFFVSLGMLIDFRFFTDNIVQVLMVVAVIIVGKFIVCSIVPKLMGYSAKTALLTGSGMFQMSEFGFVLAAIALSAGVISKTVYDLVLPVAAITLLLAPFGMGTMSKIYRKLSQNERFSKILARRSDPDFTQGPRLTNHVVICGGGRVGKILVDVLEKRGFSRLVIDEDPRAIAELRERGIHCIYGDASNPDILARAMLDKAKVMVITMNDPIAIELAVKNAHAINPKLDIVARIQVDESADTLRKMGVTEVVRPDFEAGLEMVRHTLHRYGLTGAEIQYILNVLRQGGSEEK comes from the coding sequence ATGGAAGGGCAGTTGGGTCTGGTAGTACTGGTCATAGCTCTGGTTGCTGCGTTCATCGGCGGGATGATCGCCAAGCAGTTGCGTTTGCCTGTTATCGTAGGTTATCTGGTAGCCGGAATCGTCATCGGGCCGTACGGGGCCAAATTTGTCAGGGACACGGCGCAGATCGAGACCATGGCGGAGATCGGCGTTGCTCTATTGGTATTCGCTATAGGAATGGAGGTCTCCCTTAAGACGCTGCGAAAGGTGGGCTTAATTACTGCAGTGGGGAGCATGGCCCAGATAATTGTCACCATGCTGCTGGGTATGTGTATAGGGCTGGTCCTGGGGTGGCCGATACTCGAATCAATCATATTCGGATTCATAATCTCCTTTTCCAGCACAACCATCATGCTGAAGGTGCTTATAGACCGCGGTGAGCTTGACACAACTCACGGCCGCATAATGCTCGGTTTCAATATGATCCAGGACCTATGGCTGATTCCAATTATTGTGATCCTGCCTGTACTTAAAGAGGGGGACTGGACCGGGGCGCTGGGAATAGCCGTATTAAAAGCTGTGCTATTCCTGGGTGTCTTATTCTTGCTGGGATTGTGGGTGTTGCCGCGCATTCTAAAGCGCGTAGCGATGGTCCGGTCGCGCGAGCTTTTTCTGCTGGCGATATTCGGCCTGTGTATAGTAATAGCCTTTTTGTCAGATTACTTTGGTCTGTCCATAGTTCTGGGAGCGTTTGTGGCTGGCGTGCTCATAAGCGAGTCCGATTATGCCTATCAGGCTATAGCAGACGTTATTCCGCTGCGTGACTTATTCGCCACCATATTTTTTGTATCGTTAGGCATGTTGATCGATTTCCGCTTCTTTACGGATAACATAGTTCAGGTTCTTATGGTCGTGGCTGTAATAATAGTAGGCAAGTTCATCGTTTGCTCGATTGTTCCGAAACTTATGGGCTATAGTGCGAAGACGGCGTTATTAACCGGATCAGGCATGTTCCAGATGTCGGAATTCGGTTTTGTTCTTGCCGCAATTGCCTTGAGCGCCGGGGTTATATCTAAAACCGTCTACGATCTCGTTTTGCCGGTAGCGGCGATAACTCTGTTGTTGGCTCCGTTCGGCATGGGTACTATGTCAAAAATATACAGAAAATTAAGCCAGAATGAGAGGTTTTCCAAGATTCTGGCACGGCGCTCTGACCCCGATTTTACTCAGGGACCTAGATTGACAAATCACGTGGTCATATGCGGTGGCGGACGTGTGGGTAAGATACTGGTAGACGTCCTTGAAAAGAGGGGCTTCTCCAGGCTGGTGATAGATGAGGACCCCAGAGCTATAGCCGAACTCAGAGAACGGGGGATACACTGTATATACGGGGATGCCAGCAATCCTGACATACTTGCGCGCGCCATGCTGGATAAGGCCAAGGTGATGGTTATAACCATGAACGACCCGATTGCTATCGAGCTCGCCGTGAAGAATGCGCATGCCATCAATCCCAAGCTGGACATAGTAGCCCGCATTCAAGTCGATGAATCCGCTGATACGCTGCGGAAGATGGGCGTAACCGAGGTCGTGCGCCCAGACTTTGAGGCCGGGCTGGAGATGGTGCGCCACACGCTGCACCGCTACGGTCTCACCGGGGCCGAGATACAGTATATCCTTAATGTCCTGAGACAAGGGGGGTCTGAAGAGAAGTGA
- a CDS encoding YwbE family protein, producing the protein MNGTNRADIRPGSHVSITLKADQRSGKLTEGIVKDILTRSSSHPHGIKVRLESGQVGRVKEIKN; encoded by the coding sequence ATGAACGGCACAAATCGCGCTGACATCAGACCGGGATCGCATGTTTCAATTACTCTGAAGGCAGACCAGCGCTCCGGCAAGCTGACCGAAGGCATAGTTAAAGATATCCTGACCAGATCCTCCTCCCATCCCCACGGCATCAAGGTGCGCCTGGAAAGCGGCCAGGTGGGCCGGGTTAAAGAGATAAAAAATTAG